In Drosophila yakuba strain Tai18E2 chromosome X, Prin_Dyak_Tai18E2_2.1, whole genome shotgun sequence, a single genomic region encodes these proteins:
- the LOC6525783 gene encoding cytosolic purine 5'-nucleotidase isoform X4 yields MQATPSEDAQPQDPLKSFERDFCDLPPYQCEMSDSGPNTPGPSSASALPKKYYRHAAHRVFVNRSLHLENIKYYGFDMDYTLAEYKSPQYEQLGFNLVKERLVFMGYPKEILQFEYDPTFPVRGLWFDTLYGNLLKVDAYGNILVCVHGFEFIKHHQVYELYPNKFLKLDESRVYVLNTLFNLPETYLLACLVDFLTNSSDFVRVERGIKAGDLLFTYKSIFQDVRRAVDWVHSDGDLKRRTTQNMAHYVKKDERLPTVLSRIRESGAKLFMLTNSDYTYTNEIMTYLFDFPHGATPDEPHRDWKTYFDVIVVDARKPLFFDEGTVLRQVDTKTGSLKIGTHVGPLQPGQVYSGGSCELFTKFINAKGKDVLYVGDHIFGDILKSKKIRGWRTFLIVPELVRELHVWTDECQLFAELQNLDIKLGDLYRDLDSSAKVKPDISQLRTCIRDVTHKMDMSYGMMGSLFRSGSRQTFFSSQVVRYADVYAATLLNLIYYPFSYMFRAPAMLLPHESTVAHDQAHQPPPPLGPVPATTGSASVATSPDDSARIVAGTEHVKDPKDLHRASSIVHTRPSTPTVVTHTHDEDYSEEEETPSGAESSTEQAVRDASED; encoded by the exons ATGCAGGCCACGCCCAGCGAAGATGCACAGCCGCAGGATCCGCTCAAGTCCTTCGAGAGGGACTTTTGCGACCTGCCGCCCTACCAA TGCGAGATGAGTGATTCTGGACCCAATACCCCAGGACCCAGTTCGGCATCGGCCCTGCCCAAAAAGTATTACCGCCATGCGGCCCACAG AGTGTTTGTGAACAGATCGCTGCATTTGGAGAATATCAAGTACTATGGCTTCGACATGGACTACACCTTGGCAG AGTACAAGTCACCGCAGTATGAGCAGCTGGGCTTCAACCTGGTCAAGGAGCGGCTGGTCTTCATGGGCTATCCCAAGGAGATACTGCAGTTCGAGTACGATCCCACCTTTCCAGTGCGCGGCCTGTGGTTCGATACTCTCTACGGGAATCTGCTGAAAGTGGATGCCTACGGCAACATTCTGGTCTGCGTCCATGGCTTTGAGTTCATCAAGCA TCACCAGGTGTACGAGTTGTATCCCAACAAGTTCTTGAAACTGGACGAGTCGCGTGTCTATGTCCTGAATACTCTCTTCAACCTTCCGGAAACCTATCTCCTTGCCTGTCTCGTCGACTTCTTAACCAACAGCAGCGATTTTGTGCG CGTTGAGCGCGGCATCAAAGCTGGCGATTTACTTTTTACCTACAAGTCGATTTTCCAGGATGTGCGACGTGCCGTCGACTGGGTGCATTCCGATGGCGATCTGAAGCGTCGCACCACGCAG AATATGGCTCACTATGTGAAGAAGGACGAGCGTTTGCCCACGGTCCTTTCGCGCATCCGGGAGTCGGGCGCCAAGCTCTTCATGCTGACCAACAGCGACTATACGTACACCAACGAGATTATGACCTACCTGTTCGACTTCCCCCATGGCGCCACTCCGGATGAGCCGCACCGCGACTGGAAGACCTACTTCGATGTGATCGTGGTGGATGCCCGCAAGCCGCTCTTCTTTGACGAGGGCACCGTGCTGCGGCAGGTGGACACGAAGACCGGAAGCCTAAAGATCGGCACCCACGTGGGACCTCTGCAACCGGGTCAGGTGTATTCCGGTGGCTCGTGCGAGCTCTTCACCAAGTTTATCAACGCCAAGGGCAAGGACGTGCTCTATGTGGGCGATCACATCTTTGGCGATATTCTCAAGTCGAAGAAGATCCGCGGCTGGCGCACCTTCCTCATTGTGCCCGAGTTGGTGAGGGAGCTGCACGTGTGGACGGATGAGTGCCAGCTGTTCGCGGAGCTACAGAACCTGGACATCAAGCTGGGCGACCTCTACAGGGATCTGGACTCCAGTGCCAAGGTCAAGCCGGACATTTCGCAGCTGCGCACCTGCATCCGGGATGTGACGCACAAGATGGACATGTCCTACGGCATGATGGGCTCACTCTTCCGCTCCGGCTCGCGCCAGACCTTCTTCTCCAGCCAGGTGGTGCGGTATGCCGACGTCTATGCGGCCACCCTGCTCAACCTCATCTACTACCCCTTCTCGTATATGTTCCGAGCACCGGCCATGCTGCTGCCCCATGAGTCGACGGTGGCCCACGATCAGGCCCATCAGCCGCCTCCGCCGCTGGGCCCAGTTCCCGCGACCACGGGATCCGCATCGGTGGCCACATCGCCGGATGACTCGGCACGCATTGTGGCGGGCACCGAGCACGTTAAGGACCCCAAGGACTTGCATCGCGCT AGCTCCATTGTGCACACTCGTCCGTCGACGCCCACCGTGGTGACCCACACCCACGACGAGGACTAttccgaggaggaggagacgCCCAGCGGTGCCGAGTCTTCCACAGAGCAGGCCGTGCGCGATGCCTCCGAAGACTAG
- the LOC6525783 gene encoding cytosolic purine 5'-nucleotidase isoform X1, translated as MRNLRRLTNTLQYHRQLTSRSETTDTFSYPNHTAQVAIVNASRQPLKSGEIPNSQGSHTPHSRIRPIHVGAPNCERSARNKSNRRLSCSYASLGRMQATPSEDAQPQDPLKSFERDFCDLPPYQCEMSDSGPNTPGPSSASALPKKYYRHAAHRVFVNRSLHLENIKYYGFDMDYTLAEYKSPQYEQLGFNLVKERLVFMGYPKEILQFEYDPTFPVRGLWFDTLYGNLLKVDAYGNILVCVHGFEFIKHHQVYELYPNKFLKLDESRVYVLNTLFNLPETYLLACLVDFLTNSSDFVRVERGIKAGDLLFTYKSIFQDVRRAVDWVHSDGDLKRRTTQNMAHYVKKDERLPTVLSRIRESGAKLFMLTNSDYTYTNEIMTYLFDFPHGATPDEPHRDWKTYFDVIVVDARKPLFFDEGTVLRQVDTKTGSLKIGTHVGPLQPGQVYSGGSCELFTKFINAKGKDVLYVGDHIFGDILKSKKIRGWRTFLIVPELVRELHVWTDECQLFAELQNLDIKLGDLYRDLDSSAKVKPDISQLRTCIRDVTHKMDMSYGMMGSLFRSGSRQTFFSSQVVRYADVYAATLLNLIYYPFSYMFRAPAMLLPHESTVAHDQAHQPPPPLGPVPATTGSASVATSPDDSARIVAGTEHVKDPKDLHRASSIVHTRPSTPTVVTHTHDEDYSEEEETPSGAESSTEQAVRDASED; from the exons ATGAGAAACTTACGCCGTTTAACAAACACTTTGCAGTACCACCGCCAATTAACAAGCAGATCCGAAACAACAGACACCTTTAGCTATCCAAACCACACCGCCCAAGTGGCAATCGTTAACGCGAGTCGACAGCCACTGAAATCGGGCGAAATCCCAAACAGCCAGGGCAGCCATACGCCCCATTCAAGGATACGCCCCATTCACGTTGGTGCCCCAAATTGCGAGCGAAGCGCAAGGAACAAAAGCAACCGTAGGCTAAGTTGCTCCTATGCCAGTTTAGGCAGAATGCAGGCCACGCCCAGCGAAGATGCACAGCCGCAGGATCCGCTCAAGTCCTTCGAGAGGGACTTTTGCGACCTGCCGCCCTACCAA TGCGAGATGAGTGATTCTGGACCCAATACCCCAGGACCCAGTTCGGCATCGGCCCTGCCCAAAAAGTATTACCGCCATGCGGCCCACAG AGTGTTTGTGAACAGATCGCTGCATTTGGAGAATATCAAGTACTATGGCTTCGACATGGACTACACCTTGGCAG AGTACAAGTCACCGCAGTATGAGCAGCTGGGCTTCAACCTGGTCAAGGAGCGGCTGGTCTTCATGGGCTATCCCAAGGAGATACTGCAGTTCGAGTACGATCCCACCTTTCCAGTGCGCGGCCTGTGGTTCGATACTCTCTACGGGAATCTGCTGAAAGTGGATGCCTACGGCAACATTCTGGTCTGCGTCCATGGCTTTGAGTTCATCAAGCA TCACCAGGTGTACGAGTTGTATCCCAACAAGTTCTTGAAACTGGACGAGTCGCGTGTCTATGTCCTGAATACTCTCTTCAACCTTCCGGAAACCTATCTCCTTGCCTGTCTCGTCGACTTCTTAACCAACAGCAGCGATTTTGTGCG CGTTGAGCGCGGCATCAAAGCTGGCGATTTACTTTTTACCTACAAGTCGATTTTCCAGGATGTGCGACGTGCCGTCGACTGGGTGCATTCCGATGGCGATCTGAAGCGTCGCACCACGCAG AATATGGCTCACTATGTGAAGAAGGACGAGCGTTTGCCCACGGTCCTTTCGCGCATCCGGGAGTCGGGCGCCAAGCTCTTCATGCTGACCAACAGCGACTATACGTACACCAACGAGATTATGACCTACCTGTTCGACTTCCCCCATGGCGCCACTCCGGATGAGCCGCACCGCGACTGGAAGACCTACTTCGATGTGATCGTGGTGGATGCCCGCAAGCCGCTCTTCTTTGACGAGGGCACCGTGCTGCGGCAGGTGGACACGAAGACCGGAAGCCTAAAGATCGGCACCCACGTGGGACCTCTGCAACCGGGTCAGGTGTATTCCGGTGGCTCGTGCGAGCTCTTCACCAAGTTTATCAACGCCAAGGGCAAGGACGTGCTCTATGTGGGCGATCACATCTTTGGCGATATTCTCAAGTCGAAGAAGATCCGCGGCTGGCGCACCTTCCTCATTGTGCCCGAGTTGGTGAGGGAGCTGCACGTGTGGACGGATGAGTGCCAGCTGTTCGCGGAGCTACAGAACCTGGACATCAAGCTGGGCGACCTCTACAGGGATCTGGACTCCAGTGCCAAGGTCAAGCCGGACATTTCGCAGCTGCGCACCTGCATCCGGGATGTGACGCACAAGATGGACATGTCCTACGGCATGATGGGCTCACTCTTCCGCTCCGGCTCGCGCCAGACCTTCTTCTCCAGCCAGGTGGTGCGGTATGCCGACGTCTATGCGGCCACCCTGCTCAACCTCATCTACTACCCCTTCTCGTATATGTTCCGAGCACCGGCCATGCTGCTGCCCCATGAGTCGACGGTGGCCCACGATCAGGCCCATCAGCCGCCTCCGCCGCTGGGCCCAGTTCCCGCGACCACGGGATCCGCATCGGTGGCCACATCGCCGGATGACTCGGCACGCATTGTGGCGGGCACCGAGCACGTTAAGGACCCCAAGGACTTGCATCGCGCT AGCTCCATTGTGCACACTCGTCCGTCGACGCCCACCGTGGTGACCCACACCCACGACGAGGACTAttccgaggaggaggagacgCCCAGCGGTGCCGAGTCTTCCACAGAGCAGGCCGTGCGCGATGCCTCCGAAGACTAG
- the LOC6525783 gene encoding cytosolic purine 5'-nucleotidase isoform X2: MPQPKQQQQQQPLSQSQSQQQKPLQKHSSTSTSTSSSSSPTSSSSSTSTSKSTSSASASPVAATIIAKREKERERTQTIGETDMDQSVLNGLAVGADGTAGYHGHKRELGHRVFVNRSLHLENIKYYGFDMDYTLAEYKSPQYEQLGFNLVKERLVFMGYPKEILQFEYDPTFPVRGLWFDTLYGNLLKVDAYGNILVCVHGFEFIKHHQVYELYPNKFLKLDESRVYVLNTLFNLPETYLLACLVDFLTNSSDFVRVERGIKAGDLLFTYKSIFQDVRRAVDWVHSDGDLKRRTTQNMAHYVKKDERLPTVLSRIRESGAKLFMLTNSDYTYTNEIMTYLFDFPHGATPDEPHRDWKTYFDVIVVDARKPLFFDEGTVLRQVDTKTGSLKIGTHVGPLQPGQVYSGGSCELFTKFINAKGKDVLYVGDHIFGDILKSKKIRGWRTFLIVPELVRELHVWTDECQLFAELQNLDIKLGDLYRDLDSSAKVKPDISQLRTCIRDVTHKMDMSYGMMGSLFRSGSRQTFFSSQVVRYADVYAATLLNLIYYPFSYMFRAPAMLLPHESTVAHDQAHQPPPPLGPVPATTGSASVATSPDDSARIVAGTEHVKDPKDLHRASSIVHTRPSTPTVVTHTHDEDYSEEEETPSGAESSTEQAVRDASED, from the exons ATGCCACAaccaaagcagcagcagcagcagcaaccactgTCGCAGTCCCAGTCACAGCAGCAGAAGCCGCTGCAGAAACATTCCAGCACCAGTACCAGCACCAGCTCCAGCTCAAGCCCGacttccagttccagttcgacttccacatccaaatccacttccagtgccagtgccagtccAGTGGCCGCCACGATCATCGCCAAGCGGGAAAAAGAACGGGAGCGCACGCAGACGATCGGCGAAACGGACATGGATCAGTCGGTGCTCAATGGACTGGCAGTGGGCGCAGATGGAACCGCCGGCTACCATGGTCACAAGCGAGAACTGGGTCACAG AGTGTTTGTGAACAGATCGCTGCATTTGGAGAATATCAAGTACTATGGCTTCGACATGGACTACACCTTGGCAG AGTACAAGTCACCGCAGTATGAGCAGCTGGGCTTCAACCTGGTCAAGGAGCGGCTGGTCTTCATGGGCTATCCCAAGGAGATACTGCAGTTCGAGTACGATCCCACCTTTCCAGTGCGCGGCCTGTGGTTCGATACTCTCTACGGGAATCTGCTGAAAGTGGATGCCTACGGCAACATTCTGGTCTGCGTCCATGGCTTTGAGTTCATCAAGCA TCACCAGGTGTACGAGTTGTATCCCAACAAGTTCTTGAAACTGGACGAGTCGCGTGTCTATGTCCTGAATACTCTCTTCAACCTTCCGGAAACCTATCTCCTTGCCTGTCTCGTCGACTTCTTAACCAACAGCAGCGATTTTGTGCG CGTTGAGCGCGGCATCAAAGCTGGCGATTTACTTTTTACCTACAAGTCGATTTTCCAGGATGTGCGACGTGCCGTCGACTGGGTGCATTCCGATGGCGATCTGAAGCGTCGCACCACGCAG AATATGGCTCACTATGTGAAGAAGGACGAGCGTTTGCCCACGGTCCTTTCGCGCATCCGGGAGTCGGGCGCCAAGCTCTTCATGCTGACCAACAGCGACTATACGTACACCAACGAGATTATGACCTACCTGTTCGACTTCCCCCATGGCGCCACTCCGGATGAGCCGCACCGCGACTGGAAGACCTACTTCGATGTGATCGTGGTGGATGCCCGCAAGCCGCTCTTCTTTGACGAGGGCACCGTGCTGCGGCAGGTGGACACGAAGACCGGAAGCCTAAAGATCGGCACCCACGTGGGACCTCTGCAACCGGGTCAGGTGTATTCCGGTGGCTCGTGCGAGCTCTTCACCAAGTTTATCAACGCCAAGGGCAAGGACGTGCTCTATGTGGGCGATCACATCTTTGGCGATATTCTCAAGTCGAAGAAGATCCGCGGCTGGCGCACCTTCCTCATTGTGCCCGAGTTGGTGAGGGAGCTGCACGTGTGGACGGATGAGTGCCAGCTGTTCGCGGAGCTACAGAACCTGGACATCAAGCTGGGCGACCTCTACAGGGATCTGGACTCCAGTGCCAAGGTCAAGCCGGACATTTCGCAGCTGCGCACCTGCATCCGGGATGTGACGCACAAGATGGACATGTCCTACGGCATGATGGGCTCACTCTTCCGCTCCGGCTCGCGCCAGACCTTCTTCTCCAGCCAGGTGGTGCGGTATGCCGACGTCTATGCGGCCACCCTGCTCAACCTCATCTACTACCCCTTCTCGTATATGTTCCGAGCACCGGCCATGCTGCTGCCCCATGAGTCGACGGTGGCCCACGATCAGGCCCATCAGCCGCCTCCGCCGCTGGGCCCAGTTCCCGCGACCACGGGATCCGCATCGGTGGCCACATCGCCGGATGACTCGGCACGCATTGTGGCGGGCACCGAGCACGTTAAGGACCCCAAGGACTTGCATCGCGCT AGCTCCATTGTGCACACTCGTCCGTCGACGCCCACCGTGGTGACCCACACCCACGACGAGGACTAttccgaggaggaggagacgCCCAGCGGTGCCGAGTCTTCCACAGAGCAGGCCGTGCGCGATGCCTCCGAAGACTAG
- the LOC26535581 gene encoding uncharacterized protein LOC26535581 — MTVFQSKNRPSWQLQLCELPRKGPGLILRYYKHKPAFRPTSENPITRKRDRVMSKLQDTRNKLLGLMQRFEKVDNIVEGSRRRRNPFHLVASMAMAYEDIETHMIDGILGWSDLEETDDCFRM; from the coding sequence ATGACTGTGTTCCAATCGAAGAATCGCCCATCCTGGCAGCTCCAGCTGTGTGAGCTGCCCCGGAAGGGACCTGGGCTAATCCTGCGCTACTACAAGCACAAGCCCGCCTTTCGGCCCACGAGCGAGAATCCCATTACTAGGAAGAGGGATCGTGTGATGAGCAAGTTGCAGGACACGCGCAACAAGCTTCTGGGTCTGATGCAGCGCTTCGAGAAGGTGGACAACATTGTGGAGGGGTCACGCCGCAGACGCAATCCCTTCCATCTCGTGGCTTCGATGGCGATGGCCTACGAGGATATCGAGACACATATGATAGATGGCATCCTGGGCTGGTCCGATCTCGAGGAAACCGACGATTGCTTCAGAATGTAG
- the LOC6525783 gene encoding cytosolic purine 5'-nucleotidase isoform X5, translating to MSDSGPNTPGPSSASALPKKYYRHAAHRVFVNRSLHLENIKYYGFDMDYTLAEYKSPQYEQLGFNLVKERLVFMGYPKEILQFEYDPTFPVRGLWFDTLYGNLLKVDAYGNILVCVHGFEFIKHHQVYELYPNKFLKLDESRVYVLNTLFNLPETYLLACLVDFLTNSSDFVRVERGIKAGDLLFTYKSIFQDVRRAVDWVHSDGDLKRRTTQNMAHYVKKDERLPTVLSRIRESGAKLFMLTNSDYTYTNEIMTYLFDFPHGATPDEPHRDWKTYFDVIVVDARKPLFFDEGTVLRQVDTKTGSLKIGTHVGPLQPGQVYSGGSCELFTKFINAKGKDVLYVGDHIFGDILKSKKIRGWRTFLIVPELVRELHVWTDECQLFAELQNLDIKLGDLYRDLDSSAKVKPDISQLRTCIRDVTHKMDMSYGMMGSLFRSGSRQTFFSSQVVRYADVYAATLLNLIYYPFSYMFRAPAMLLPHESTVAHDQAHQPPPPLGPVPATTGSASVATSPDDSARIVAGTEHVKDPKDLHRASSIVHTRPSTPTVVTHTHDEDYSEEEETPSGAESSTEQAVRDASED from the exons ATGAGTGATTCTGGACCCAATACCCCAGGACCCAGTTCGGCATCGGCCCTGCCCAAAAAGTATTACCGCCATGCGGCCCACAG AGTGTTTGTGAACAGATCGCTGCATTTGGAGAATATCAAGTACTATGGCTTCGACATGGACTACACCTTGGCAG AGTACAAGTCACCGCAGTATGAGCAGCTGGGCTTCAACCTGGTCAAGGAGCGGCTGGTCTTCATGGGCTATCCCAAGGAGATACTGCAGTTCGAGTACGATCCCACCTTTCCAGTGCGCGGCCTGTGGTTCGATACTCTCTACGGGAATCTGCTGAAAGTGGATGCCTACGGCAACATTCTGGTCTGCGTCCATGGCTTTGAGTTCATCAAGCA TCACCAGGTGTACGAGTTGTATCCCAACAAGTTCTTGAAACTGGACGAGTCGCGTGTCTATGTCCTGAATACTCTCTTCAACCTTCCGGAAACCTATCTCCTTGCCTGTCTCGTCGACTTCTTAACCAACAGCAGCGATTTTGTGCG CGTTGAGCGCGGCATCAAAGCTGGCGATTTACTTTTTACCTACAAGTCGATTTTCCAGGATGTGCGACGTGCCGTCGACTGGGTGCATTCCGATGGCGATCTGAAGCGTCGCACCACGCAG AATATGGCTCACTATGTGAAGAAGGACGAGCGTTTGCCCACGGTCCTTTCGCGCATCCGGGAGTCGGGCGCCAAGCTCTTCATGCTGACCAACAGCGACTATACGTACACCAACGAGATTATGACCTACCTGTTCGACTTCCCCCATGGCGCCACTCCGGATGAGCCGCACCGCGACTGGAAGACCTACTTCGATGTGATCGTGGTGGATGCCCGCAAGCCGCTCTTCTTTGACGAGGGCACCGTGCTGCGGCAGGTGGACACGAAGACCGGAAGCCTAAAGATCGGCACCCACGTGGGACCTCTGCAACCGGGTCAGGTGTATTCCGGTGGCTCGTGCGAGCTCTTCACCAAGTTTATCAACGCCAAGGGCAAGGACGTGCTCTATGTGGGCGATCACATCTTTGGCGATATTCTCAAGTCGAAGAAGATCCGCGGCTGGCGCACCTTCCTCATTGTGCCCGAGTTGGTGAGGGAGCTGCACGTGTGGACGGATGAGTGCCAGCTGTTCGCGGAGCTACAGAACCTGGACATCAAGCTGGGCGACCTCTACAGGGATCTGGACTCCAGTGCCAAGGTCAAGCCGGACATTTCGCAGCTGCGCACCTGCATCCGGGATGTGACGCACAAGATGGACATGTCCTACGGCATGATGGGCTCACTCTTCCGCTCCGGCTCGCGCCAGACCTTCTTCTCCAGCCAGGTGGTGCGGTATGCCGACGTCTATGCGGCCACCCTGCTCAACCTCATCTACTACCCCTTCTCGTATATGTTCCGAGCACCGGCCATGCTGCTGCCCCATGAGTCGACGGTGGCCCACGATCAGGCCCATCAGCCGCCTCCGCCGCTGGGCCCAGTTCCCGCGACCACGGGATCCGCATCGGTGGCCACATCGCCGGATGACTCGGCACGCATTGTGGCGGGCACCGAGCACGTTAAGGACCCCAAGGACTTGCATCGCGCT AGCTCCATTGTGCACACTCGTCCGTCGACGCCCACCGTGGTGACCCACACCCACGACGAGGACTAttccgaggaggaggagacgCCCAGCGGTGCCGAGTCTTCCACAGAGCAGGCCGTGCGCGATGCCTCCGAAGACTAG
- the LOC6525783 gene encoding cytosolic purine 5'-nucleotidase isoform X3: MHNNNNLSNGGNCAGTLNATGHSRAGDSPVASASGSGSSSSNGSGSGMSQTAVTDTKMPPGDGATAGTSKAALWWLLQQPHHAVFVNRSLHLENIKYYGFDMDYTLAEYKSPQYEQLGFNLVKERLVFMGYPKEILQFEYDPTFPVRGLWFDTLYGNLLKVDAYGNILVCVHGFEFIKHHQVYELYPNKFLKLDESRVYVLNTLFNLPETYLLACLVDFLTNSSDFVRVERGIKAGDLLFTYKSIFQDVRRAVDWVHSDGDLKRRTTQNMAHYVKKDERLPTVLSRIRESGAKLFMLTNSDYTYTNEIMTYLFDFPHGATPDEPHRDWKTYFDVIVVDARKPLFFDEGTVLRQVDTKTGSLKIGTHVGPLQPGQVYSGGSCELFTKFINAKGKDVLYVGDHIFGDILKSKKIRGWRTFLIVPELVRELHVWTDECQLFAELQNLDIKLGDLYRDLDSSAKVKPDISQLRTCIRDVTHKMDMSYGMMGSLFRSGSRQTFFSSQVVRYADVYAATLLNLIYYPFSYMFRAPAMLLPHESTVAHDQAHQPPPPLGPVPATTGSASVATSPDDSARIVAGTEHVKDPKDLHRASSIVHTRPSTPTVVTHTHDEDYSEEEETPSGAESSTEQAVRDASED; this comes from the exons AtgcataataataacaacttGAGCAACGGCGGCAACTGTGCTGGAACTTTGAATGCCACTGGCCACTCTCGAGCTGGGGATTCCCCGGTTGCAAgtgccagtggcagtggcagtagcagtagcaatggcagtggcagtggcatgTCCCAGACAGCTGTCACGGACACTAAGATGCCGCCAGGAGACGGAGCAACTGCAGGCACATCGAAGGCGGCCTTGTGGTGGCTactgcagcagccacatcatGC AGTGTTTGTGAACAGATCGCTGCATTTGGAGAATATCAAGTACTATGGCTTCGACATGGACTACACCTTGGCAG AGTACAAGTCACCGCAGTATGAGCAGCTGGGCTTCAACCTGGTCAAGGAGCGGCTGGTCTTCATGGGCTATCCCAAGGAGATACTGCAGTTCGAGTACGATCCCACCTTTCCAGTGCGCGGCCTGTGGTTCGATACTCTCTACGGGAATCTGCTGAAAGTGGATGCCTACGGCAACATTCTGGTCTGCGTCCATGGCTTTGAGTTCATCAAGCA TCACCAGGTGTACGAGTTGTATCCCAACAAGTTCTTGAAACTGGACGAGTCGCGTGTCTATGTCCTGAATACTCTCTTCAACCTTCCGGAAACCTATCTCCTTGCCTGTCTCGTCGACTTCTTAACCAACAGCAGCGATTTTGTGCG CGTTGAGCGCGGCATCAAAGCTGGCGATTTACTTTTTACCTACAAGTCGATTTTCCAGGATGTGCGACGTGCCGTCGACTGGGTGCATTCCGATGGCGATCTGAAGCGTCGCACCACGCAG AATATGGCTCACTATGTGAAGAAGGACGAGCGTTTGCCCACGGTCCTTTCGCGCATCCGGGAGTCGGGCGCCAAGCTCTTCATGCTGACCAACAGCGACTATACGTACACCAACGAGATTATGACCTACCTGTTCGACTTCCCCCATGGCGCCACTCCGGATGAGCCGCACCGCGACTGGAAGACCTACTTCGATGTGATCGTGGTGGATGCCCGCAAGCCGCTCTTCTTTGACGAGGGCACCGTGCTGCGGCAGGTGGACACGAAGACCGGAAGCCTAAAGATCGGCACCCACGTGGGACCTCTGCAACCGGGTCAGGTGTATTCCGGTGGCTCGTGCGAGCTCTTCACCAAGTTTATCAACGCCAAGGGCAAGGACGTGCTCTATGTGGGCGATCACATCTTTGGCGATATTCTCAAGTCGAAGAAGATCCGCGGCTGGCGCACCTTCCTCATTGTGCCCGAGTTGGTGAGGGAGCTGCACGTGTGGACGGATGAGTGCCAGCTGTTCGCGGAGCTACAGAACCTGGACATCAAGCTGGGCGACCTCTACAGGGATCTGGACTCCAGTGCCAAGGTCAAGCCGGACATTTCGCAGCTGCGCACCTGCATCCGGGATGTGACGCACAAGATGGACATGTCCTACGGCATGATGGGCTCACTCTTCCGCTCCGGCTCGCGCCAGACCTTCTTCTCCAGCCAGGTGGTGCGGTATGCCGACGTCTATGCGGCCACCCTGCTCAACCTCATCTACTACCCCTTCTCGTATATGTTCCGAGCACCGGCCATGCTGCTGCCCCATGAGTCGACGGTGGCCCACGATCAGGCCCATCAGCCGCCTCCGCCGCTGGGCCCAGTTCCCGCGACCACGGGATCCGCATCGGTGGCCACATCGCCGGATGACTCGGCACGCATTGTGGCGGGCACCGAGCACGTTAAGGACCCCAAGGACTTGCATCGCGCT AGCTCCATTGTGCACACTCGTCCGTCGACGCCCACCGTGGTGACCCACACCCACGACGAGGACTAttccgaggaggaggagacgCCCAGCGGTGCCGAGTCTTCCACAGAGCAGGCCGTGCGCGATGCCTCCGAAGACTAG